The Microcoleus sp. FACHB-68 genome contains the following window.
GGGCGTCTTGAGCATTACGAAACCATGCGGATGCGGAAAGATGGTCAGCCAATTCATGTTTCTATGACGATTTCTCCGATTGTTGATGCAGTCGGCAGAATTATTGGGGTTTCTACAATTGCTCGTGATATCACCGACCGTAAGCGGATAGAAGCAGCTTTAGAACGACTGCGGCATCAAAATGAGTTAATTTTGAATTCCGCAGGGGAAGGAATTTGCGGGTTGGATGCGCGAGGCAGAACGACGTTTGTCAATCCGGCAGCTTCGAGAATGGTTGGCTATGAACTGAAAGAACTCCTCGGTCAGCCGATCCATATATTGTTGCAAAAACCGCTAATTGCTTATCGGGGAGAGGGCAAACCGGCAAGTGAGGAAATTCCTAACGGTCAGTTTTCCACTCCCCTAGCCTCCGAGTTGGGATCTGCGCCGGTTCGGACGGTGGAAGCTTTAGCGGTGCGTTCAGCGTCTGCGAAGGGGGTGGGGGTTTACAAATGCCCTGCGCCAGCCTACCAGATGCCGGCAGATCACTCGCCACAAGATTGTCCGATTTATGCTTCGCTTCAGGATGGTTCAGTTCACCATCTTACGAATGAGGTGTTTTGGCGCAAGGATGGTTCTTGTTTTCCGGTTGAGTACGTCAGCACGCCGATTCGAGAGCAAGGGGCGATTGTAGGGGCGGTTGTTACGTTTAAGGATATTACGGAACGCCTTGCGGTGGAACGGATGAAGGAGGAGTTTATTTCGGTGGTGAGCCACGAACTCCGAACACCCCTGACTTCTATGCGCGGGGCTTTGGGGTTACTGGCGGCAGGACTACTCTCCCAAAGCCCGCAGAAGGCGCAGCGGATGCTGGATATTGCGGTGACGAATACTGACCGTTTGGTGCGTTTGATCAATGACATTCTCGATCTTGAGCGCATCCAGTCGAGCAAGATTGCGATGAATAAACAAATTTGCAATGCCGGCGATTTGATGTTGCAGGCGGCTGATACGATGCGGACTATGGCTGAAAAAGCTGGGGTGGCGCTTTCTGTGGTGCCGGTTGACGCCGAACTCTGGGCTGACCCGGATCGTATTCTCCAGGCATTGACAAATCTCTTGAGTAATGCAATAAAATATTCTTCTTCCGGGACGATAGTTGGGCTAGCCGGCGAAGTGGGTTCTTCGTCTTTGGCAAATCATCGCGACGGACAGCTTTTAATTAGTGTAAAAGACCAAGGGCGGGGCATCCCAGCAGACAAACTGGAAACGATTTTTGAACGCTTCCAGCAAGTAGATTCTTCTGACTCCCGCCAGAAGGGGGGCACCGGCTTGGGTTTGGCTATCTGCCGCAGTATCGTACACCAGCACGATGGCGAGATCTGGGTTGAGAGTGCTTTGGGCGAGGGCAGCACGTTTTGCTTTACGCTGCCACTTTTAAGGCGGGACTAAGTTGCAGGTGGGCCAGGGTTAGGGGAGTGCCGGTGGAAAATTCTTCTCTCCCGCTGCCCCGTTATGTAATATGGGTCGTTTTTGGCAAGATTTTTCCTTGTATTTATTTACTTTAGCATGATGCGATGAGTTTTCAAAGAGAGTCAGCAATGTTTATACATTGTAGTTTTTTGAGTTAAGGGTTTGGCTGTTGGCTATTTTTGGCAAAGCGATCACTTCTTTGAAATTGATTGAATGAAGCGAGGATTGTTTTTTGGAGCCGGCATTCAGGAAATTTTGTTTCAGGGAACTTTTTTTATGTTGATTGCGCTCTACAAATTCTGCATTATCTTTTGCAGTTTCTGGGGAAAGTTACTCAATGAATTTTAGAGAATGGGCTGGGCGAAAAAGTCAGCCGGTTCTAGCTTTAAATCTGGTTTTAGGACTATTTGCAGGTTCTTTGTCGGTTCCGCTATTGCCGGCTGATTGTTGGGCGCAAGCTCAATCAGTGGCAGCTTTTGATTCGGCGTCTTTTCAAGCGGCTTTACGTTTTACGCTTTACTTTGAGGGCGGGTACTCGAATCATTCAGCAGATGTGGGGGGCAAAACGTATCGTGGAATTTTGCAACCTGAATATGATGCGTATCGAGCCGGCAAGGGGTTGCCGGTTCAAGATGTGCGGCGGATGGATAATTCTGAACTCTGGGAAATTTACTATAGTTACTGGGACGCTTCTAGGGCTGAGTCAATGTCTCCCATTTTGGGTGTGGCGATGTTTGATACGGCTGTGAATTTTGGTAGATCGGGAGCGGTGCGATTTCTTCAGCAGGCTTTGGCAGTGCCGGTGACGGGATCTTTTAATTCTGAGACGTTTCAGGCTTTGCAAAGTCAAAATCAGGAAGAGATTGCTAAACGGATGATTGAGAATCGCATTCAATACCGTTACAAGCGTGTGAGAGAAAGTCCTTCTCAGCAGGTTTTTTTGCAAGGTTGGCTGAATCGAGACTATTCTTTATGGAGTTATCTTCAGTGGTATCAACAACAAAGCCGGTGAGCATGAGGATACGTTGGTTTGGAGCTATCAGGTTGGGTTGGAAATTTTTTATATAGAACCGCAGATAAACGCAGATAAACGCAGATGTATGCGAGAGGCTGTCGTTAGGGGTAGGCAGATAAACGCAGATATTGGCAGATGAGCTATCTAGTTTGGCAAGAGGTTTGAGGTGATATGAGTTACTTTAAGTCGGTTAATTTTGCTGTATTCGTCAGCGCGATTGTTGCGGTTTCTGCGACGGCGCTTGTCGTGATGAATTCTCCCACCGGCAGAGTGGAAGCGGTGAACCCTTCGGTGAAAAGTTCAGAGGTTGGAGCGAATTATGGAAAACTTCAAGATTTACTGAAGGCTGGCAAATGGGAAAAGGCTAATTCAGAAACAACGCGGTTAATGCTTTGGATTGCTTATCAAGGCAAGGAAGTTCCTGAAGTTTGGATAGACCCAGAAACAATGGCAAAGTTTCCTTGCACTGACTTACGCACGATTAACCGGCTGTGGGTTGAAAGTAGCAAAGGGCGTTTAGGCTTTTCTGTGCAAAGGCGTATTTATGAACAAGCTGGAAAAGATTGGTTAAAATTTAATGAACGCCTGGGTTGGTACAGTCCTAGTGGAGATTTAGACGGCAACAGTCTAACTGAAAAACCCAAGGATGGAGGTTTACCATTAATTACAAGGGAAATCGGTTGGCCTTCTTTGACGCAGCGGCTAGGGGAGTGTGGAATACAGTAAATTATCTTTAAATTGATGCCGGCTACTTTAGGAACGGGCAGGAAATGCAGGGACAACAAATTCATTCTCAGGATTTTTCGTGGCCGTTCTGGCCGGCTCTGCCCATTTATCCTTACGGCAGACGGAAAACTATCTGCCAAGAAGTGGTTAAGGATACGGTTTGGACGTTTGACCAGCTTCAGGGCATCTTTTATGTGGTCGTGCCTATTCGCATGACAGTGGTCAAACTCGATAGCGGCGGTCTACTGATCTATGCGCCGGTTGCGCCGACTCCTGAGTGCGTGCGACTGATGAATGAGTTAGTAGAAAAACACGGTGACGTTAAGTACATTATTCTGCCAACGATCTCCGGTTTAGAGCACAAAGTCTTTGTGGGACCCTTTGCCAGACGCTTTCCCAGTGCACAGGTCTTTGTCGCGCCTTCTCAGTGGAGTTTCCCGCTAAATTTACCCCTAAGTTGGCTTGGCTTGCCGGCCAAACGCACTCACGTACTTCCACAAGAGTGCAGCAAAACTCCTTTTGCCGGCCAGTTTGATTACGCGATTTTAGGGCCGGTGGAACTTGGCCCTGGACGATTTGCAGAAGTTGCTTTTTTTGATCACCGATCTCGCACGCTGCTGCTAGCAGACTCGGTGGTTTCTATCCCCAAAGATCCCCCAGCAATTGTCGAAGTTGATCCCTATCCCTTGCTATTCCATGCCAAGGATGATGCCACTGATCGGCTAGAAGACACTCCGGAAAACCGCCGTAAAGGATGGCAGCGTATTTGCTTATTTGCGATGTACTTTCAACCAAGTGTGCTGGAAGTTCCCAAATGGGGTGAAATATTTCGCAACGCTTTTAAAGCACCAGATCGTTCCAAGAAAGGTTATTTCGGCTTGTTTCCCTTCCAGTGGAACCCAGAATGGAAACGGTCATTTGATGCGCTACGAGGCGAGGGTCGTTTGTTTGTTGCACCTGTTCTTCAAGCACTCATTCTGAACCGATCTCCGAAGGAAACCTTGGAATGGGCTGATCGGGTAGCCGGTTGGGATTTTCAGCGAATTATTCCCTGTCACTTTGACTCCCCCATTAAAGCAGATTCGCAGCAGTTTCGCCAAGCGTTTTCTTTTCTGGAAAAACAGCCTTCTCGGAGTACCGGCTGGTTGGGGACTAGCACTTATCCATTGCCAGAGATAGATTTTAAATTACTGAGGGAAATCGATACAAATTTGAGCAAATCTGGCATTGTGCCGGCACCGAAAGAAAAGATTTAACGAAGCACTTGCGTCAGTTACTTTTTTCACTACTTGCCTGTCGGATAATCGGCCTATGTTTTCACTCGATTGACTCAGCAAGACATCAATCGAAAAGTATCTTGTTTAAAAATACGCAAATTAAAGTTTTGATGCCACTTCAACTTTTACCTAGCTCTAAATAAGTAAACAGTATAAATTATTAAATAAGCCAATTTCTGACAAGCTTGTGGAGATCGTTATTTATGCGCCGGCCTTTAAAGCACTTCAGTTTTTTTTCCCTAACTCTGCTTCTGTCACTCAGTTTGCCGGTGTTACCCTTTACTTCCAACTGGAAACCGCTAACGGCACAAGCCCAAACTGCTCAAGATAGAGCCGGTGAGGCACAGCGACTCTATCAAAAAGGAGAGCAACTGTATCAGCAAGGGCAACTTAAAGAAGCTTTACAACCGCTTCAGCAAGCTGTAGCCATCTATAGAGAAATTGGCGATCGTCCTGGGGAAGCCGTAACTCTGACTCGCCGAGGAAGAATTTACGATATTCTCGGCCAGTATAACCCAGCCCTAGAGGATTATCAGCAAGCTTTGGCCATTTACAAACAGATCGGCGAACGTCGAGGAGAAGCAATTGCTCTCGATTACATCGGTAGGATTTATGATCGGCAAGGAGATTCTCAAAAAGCGCTGGATTTTCAACAGCAGGCTTTGGTAATTTTCAAAGAAACGGGAAATCGGCGCAGTGAAGCGATTGTTCTGGGAAATATCGGCAGAATTTATGACTATTCCAGCCAATTTGATCAAGCGCTGAACTACTATCAGCAATCTTTAGATATTTCCAAAGAAGTTGGCGAGCGTCAAGGCGAAGCAATTATTCTGGATTATATGGGAGTGATTTACAACAATCAAGGCCAGCATGAAAAGGCGTTGCAATCTCACCAGCAATCTCTAGCACTTTTTAAAGACTTGGGTATTCGCCGCAGTGAGGGAATTGTTTTAGCAAATATTGGTGCAGTCTATAACAATCAAGATCAGCCTCAAAAAGCGCTGGACTACTATCAGCAAGCATTAGCTATTTATCAAGAAGTTGGCGATCAAGAAGGGGTA
Protein-coding sequences here:
- a CDS encoding glycosyl hydrolase 108 family protein, yielding MNFREWAGRKSQPVLALNLVLGLFAGSLSVPLLPADCWAQAQSVAAFDSASFQAALRFTLYFEGGYSNHSADVGGKTYRGILQPEYDAYRAGKGLPVQDVRRMDNSELWEIYYSYWDASRAESMSPILGVAMFDTAVNFGRSGAVRFLQQALAVPVTGSFNSETFQALQSQNQEEIAKRMIENRIQYRYKRVRESPSQQVFLQGWLNRDYSLWSYLQWYQQQSR
- a CDS encoding tetratricopeptide repeat protein — protein: MRRPLKHFSFFSLTLLLSLSLPVLPFTSNWKPLTAQAQTAQDRAGEAQRLYQKGEQLYQQGQLKEALQPLQQAVAIYREIGDRPGEAVTLTRRGRIYDILGQYNPALEDYQQALAIYKQIGERRGEAIALDYIGRIYDRQGDSQKALDFQQQALVIFKETGNRRSEAIVLGNIGRIYDYSSQFDQALNYYQQSLDISKEVGERQGEAIILDYMGVIYNNQGQHEKALQSHQQSLALFKDLGIRRSEGIVLANIGAVYNNQDQPQKALDYYQQALAIYQEVGDQEGVEATQRQIQQIQQKRSNTETSSL
- a CDS encoding GUN4 domain-containing protein, translating into MSYFKSVNFAVFVSAIVAVSATALVVMNSPTGRVEAVNPSVKSSEVGANYGKLQDLLKAGKWEKANSETTRLMLWIAYQGKEVPEVWIDPETMAKFPCTDLRTINRLWVESSKGRLGFSVQRRIYEQAGKDWLKFNERLGWYSPSGDLDGNSLTEKPKDGGLPLITREIGWPSLTQRLGECGIQ
- a CDS encoding DUF4336 domain-containing protein, encoding MQGQQIHSQDFSWPFWPALPIYPYGRRKTICQEVVKDTVWTFDQLQGIFYVVVPIRMTVVKLDSGGLLIYAPVAPTPECVRLMNELVEKHGDVKYIILPTISGLEHKVFVGPFARRFPSAQVFVAPSQWSFPLNLPLSWLGLPAKRTHVLPQECSKTPFAGQFDYAILGPVELGPGRFAEVAFFDHRSRTLLLADSVVSIPKDPPAIVEVDPYPLLFHAKDDATDRLEDTPENRRKGWQRICLFAMYFQPSVLEVPKWGEIFRNAFKAPDRSKKGYFGLFPFQWNPEWKRSFDALRGEGRLFVAPVLQALILNRSPKETLEWADRVAGWDFQRIIPCHFDSPIKADSQQFRQAFSFLEKQPSRSTGWLGTSTYPLPEIDFKLLREIDTNLSKSGIVPAPKEKI